A region from the Panicum hallii strain FIL2 chromosome 1, PHallii_v3.1, whole genome shotgun sequence genome encodes:
- the LOC112879007 gene encoding probable calcium-binding protein CML20, with the protein MGLVVSAAASCSDLLGRRRSTPPPPPIPARAASTQQPDDGTTPEPELVRVFRRFDADGDGRISAAEMRESCGCTAAEAEEMVAAADRDGDGFISLEELVALFEDGDRSDALRAAFAEYDEDGDGGITAEELRRALRRLGLCGEEMTAERCAEIVAAVDRNGDGVISFDEFKAMMATEPAA; encoded by the coding sequence ATGGGTCTCgtcgtctccgccgccgcctcctgcagCGACCTCCTCGGCCGACGCCGCTCCACGCCCCCGCCTCCGCCGATCCCGGCCCGTGCGGCTAGCACCCAACAGCCCGACGACGGCACcacgccggagccggagctCGTCCGCGTGTTCCGCCGCTTCGACGCGGACGGCGACGGCCGCATCTCGGCGGCCGAGATGCGCGAGTCCTGCGGCTGCACGGCCGCCGAGGCCGAGGAGATGGTCGCGGCCGCGGACCGCGACGGGGACGGCTTCATCAGCCTCGAGGAGCTCGTGGCGCTGTTCGAGGACGGGGACCGGTCCGACGCGCTGCGCGCCGCGTTCGCCGAGTACGAcgaggacggcgacggcgggatCACGGCCGAGGAGCTGCGCCGCGCGCTGCGGAGGCTCGGCCTCTGCGGGGAGGAGATGACGGCCGAGCGGTGCGCGGAGATCGTGGCGGCGGTGGACCGCAACGGCGACGGGGTCATCTCCTTCGACGAGTTCAAGGCAATGATGGCCACGGAGCCGGCGGCGTGA
- the LOC112877844 gene encoding uncharacterized protein At3g17950-like, which produces MDGDGDMIPSSPSVETSPSSSDVATESTGSFFRDRSTTLGTLMGVSLADDEPGQAQDHQPGRDAGDRTGTPRAPAHEEEGWRWRRRWRRRRWRSAGGGWWRLCRDDARAPTSLGHFLDMERQLTGAGLLCGDGAGERDAAAASPVSENDGRVRPLAAGGAAGEESGGWKLRRPAQSTSSSSLARLPVLLTAICSGGAA; this is translated from the exons atggacggcgacggcgacatgATCCCGTCTTCGCCCTCCGTGGAGACATCGCCCTCCTCGTCCGATGTCGCCACCGAG TCCACGGGGTCGTTCTTTCGGGACCGGAGCACGACGCTGGGGACGCTGATGGGCGTGTCCCTCGCCGACGATGAGCCGGGGCAGGCGCAGGACCACCAGCCGGGGCGGGATGCAGGGGATCGGACGGGGACGCCGCGCGCACCGGCGCACGAGGAGGAAGGGTGGAGGTGGCGCCGCAGGTGGAGGCGCCGGCGCTGGcgcagcgccggcggcggctggtGGAGGCTGTGCAGGGACGACGCCCGCGCGCCCACGTCGCTGGGCCACTTCCTGGACATGGAGAGGCAGCTCACCGGCGCCGGGCTGCTgtgcggcgacggcgcgggggAGAGGGACGCGGCCGCGGCCTCGCCCGTGTCCGAGAACGACGGCAGGGTGCGGCCGTTGGCGGCGGGTGGTGCAGCGGGGGAGGAAAGCGGGGGGTGGAAGCTGCGGAGGCCGGCGCAGTCGACCTCGTCGTCATCCCTGGCGAGGCTGCCGGTGCTGCTCACCGCCATCTGCAGCGGTGGAGCCGCATGA